A single Agromyces sp. CF514 DNA region contains:
- a CDS encoding HdeD family acid-resistance protein: MSSPQQSAVFAAFSLDSENLSKSGINTVRTALGVSGAVALIIGIFITFWPEKSAIAFVYLIAIYLIIAGIAYLGLGIFSRGISGGARTLDIILGVLFIIGGVLALANAQGAATALAIFLGILIGVLWIIEGIVALVQSGDAPSRGWAIFFGLLSILAGIVLLFSPLYVVVLWWILGIALIVLGLIQIVRAFRFGRGAAAAVA; the protein is encoded by the coding sequence ATGTCGTCGCCACAGCAGTCCGCGGTCTTCGCGGCATTTTCGCTCGATTCCGAGAACCTGTCGAAGTCGGGCATCAACACGGTGCGCACGGCGCTCGGCGTCTCGGGCGCCGTCGCGCTCATCATCGGCATCTTCATCACGTTCTGGCCCGAGAAGTCCGCCATCGCGTTCGTCTACCTCATCGCGATCTACCTGATCATCGCGGGCATCGCGTACCTGGGCCTCGGCATCTTCTCCCGCGGGATCTCGGGCGGTGCGAGAACGCTCGACATCATCCTCGGCGTGCTCTTCATCATCGGCGGCGTGCTCGCCCTGGCCAATGCGCAGGGGGCGGCGACGGCGCTCGCGATCTTCCTCGGCATCCTGATCGGCGTCCTGTGGATCATCGAGGGGATCGTCGCGCTCGTGCAGTCGGGCGACGCGCCGTCGCGCGGCTGGGCGATCTTCTTCGGCCTGCTCAGCATCCTCGCCGGCATCGTGCTGCTCTTCAGCCCGCTGTACGTGGTGGTGCTCTGGTGGATCCTCGGCATCGCCCTGATCGTGCTCGGCCTCATCCAGATCGTCCGCGCGTTCCGGTTCGGTCGTGGAGCGGCTGCCGCGGTGGCCTAG
- a CDS encoding helix-turn-helix transcriptional regulator, which yields MTSGSGGEQRLRDLALLRRARDRIDREYAQPLNVDELARGVNMSAGHFSRQFKAAYGESVYSYLMTRRIERAMALLRRGDLSVTEVCFEVGCSSLGTFSTRFTELVGVSPSVYRQQPDGIFEGVPSVLAKRVARPVRNREAPTTPAP from the coding sequence GTGACCAGCGGTTCCGGGGGAGAGCAGCGGCTGCGCGACCTGGCGCTGCTGCGACGGGCCCGCGATCGCATCGACCGCGAGTACGCCCAGCCGTTGAACGTCGACGAGCTCGCGCGCGGAGTCAACATGTCGGCCGGGCACTTCAGCCGCCAGTTCAAGGCGGCCTACGGGGAGTCCGTCTACAGCTACCTGATGACCCGGCGCATCGAACGCGCCATGGCGCTGCTGCGCCGCGGCGACCTCAGCGTCACCGAGGTGTGCTTCGAGGTCGGGTGCTCGTCGCTCGGCACCTTCAGCACCCGGTTCACCGAGCTCGTCGGCGTCTCGCCGAGCGTCTACCGGCAGCAGCCCGACGGCATCTTCGAGGGCGTGCCCTCGGTGCTCGCCAAGCGGGTCGCGAGACCGGTCAGGAATCGAGAAGCGCCGACGACGCCTGCGCCGTAG